From the genome of Candidatus Alcyoniella australis, one region includes:
- the yacG gene encoding DNA gyrase inhibitor YacG codes for MEQPDKILRCPHCGGSTTWNSEPRGPFCSRRCQLIDLGCWADEKYSLPAGEQDDESGETPFGQD; via the coding sequence ATGGAGCAACCCGATAAAATCCTGCGCTGCCCGCATTGCGGCGGGAGCACCACCTGGAATAGCGAGCCGCGCGGACCGTTTTGCTCCCGGCGCTGCCAGTTGATCGACCTGGGATGCTGGGCCGACGAGAAGTACTCGCTGCCCGCGGGCGAGCAGGACGACGAGTCGGGGGAGACGCCGTTTGGCCAGGACTGA
- a CDS encoding metallophosphoesterase family protein: MRIGVVSDTHGVLGADVVEALRGCELIVHAGDVGSAAVLAGLEAIAPLRVIRGNHEPEELAYLPRSLEFEAAGLRFYVLHGFISMPRERARSMFGNFFRRLAERKIDVLIFGHTHIPYNRREEGMLLFNPGFAGASAEHRELGIITVENGSTAAVHVPLGQLGEERNT, translated from the coding sequence TTGCGGATCGGGGTTGTATCGGACACCCACGGGGTTCTGGGAGCGGACGTGGTCGAGGCGTTGCGCGGCTGCGAGCTGATCGTGCACGCCGGCGACGTTGGGAGCGCCGCGGTGCTCGCCGGTCTCGAAGCCATCGCGCCGCTACGCGTAATCCGCGGCAATCACGAGCCCGAAGAGCTGGCGTACCTGCCGCGCAGCCTCGAGTTCGAGGCCGCGGGACTGCGCTTCTACGTGCTGCACGGGTTCATCTCGATGCCGCGCGAGCGAGCGCGCTCGATGTTCGGCAACTTCTTCAGGCGGCTGGCCGAGCGCAAAATCGACGTGTTGATCTTCGGCCACACCCACATTCCCTACAACCGGCGCGAGGAGGGAATGTTGCTGTTCAATCCCGGATTCGCCGGGGCGAGCGCCGAGCACCGCGAGCTGGGAATCATCACCGTTGAGAACGGCAGCACCGCGGCCGTGCACGTTCCCCTGGGTCAACTGGGGGAGGAGCGGAATACCTGA
- a CDS encoding rubrerythrin family protein, whose product MELKGSKTEKNLMTSFAGESQARNRYDYFASKAKKDGYVQISQVFSETAAQEKEHAKRFFKFLEGGEVEITAAFPAGVIGDTTDNLEASAAGEHHEWTEMYKDFAQTAREEGFNEIAAVFEAVRVAEKQHEKRFLDLKANIDAGRVFKREQTVKWRCINCGYVHEGTEALAKCPACAHPQSYFELLGENW is encoded by the coding sequence ATGGAACTCAAGGGATCCAAAACCGAGAAGAACCTGATGACATCTTTCGCCGGAGAGTCCCAGGCGCGCAACCGCTACGACTACTTCGCATCCAAGGCCAAGAAGGACGGATACGTGCAGATCTCGCAGGTCTTCAGCGAGACCGCCGCCCAGGAGAAAGAGCACGCCAAGCGCTTCTTCAAGTTCCTCGAGGGCGGCGAAGTCGAGATCACGGCCGCGTTCCCAGCCGGGGTGATCGGCGACACGACCGACAACCTCGAGGCGTCCGCTGCCGGCGAGCACCACGAGTGGACCGAAATGTACAAGGATTTCGCCCAGACCGCGCGCGAAGAGGGCTTCAACGAGATCGCCGCGGTGTTCGAGGCGGTGCGCGTGGCCGAAAAGCAGCACGAGAAGCGCTTCCTGGACCTCAAGGCCAACATCGACGCCGGTCGGGTGTTCAAGCGCGAGCAGACCGTCAAATGGCGCTGCATCAACTGCGGCTACGTTCACGAGGGGACCGAGGCGCTGGCCAAGTGCCCGGCCTGCGCACATCCCCAGTCCTATTTCGAGCTGCTGGGCGAGAACTGGTAA
- a CDS encoding rubrerythrin family protein: protein MKTTMDEKTLKNLKLAFQGESEAHFRNVAFAKVADKEGYAQIARLFRAIAQAESIHSLKMLALRGIVKDTEQNLERSFGTETFAAEQALPPMIAEAEQVGDRAAATAFSFSRDVEETHADLYKKAINDMMSERDNEYHVCTVCGYITDGEVPERCPICGAKAEMFDKVD, encoded by the coding sequence ATGAAAACAACAATGGACGAGAAGACGCTGAAAAATCTGAAGCTCGCTTTTCAGGGCGAGTCCGAGGCCCACTTTCGCAACGTGGCGTTCGCCAAGGTCGCGGACAAGGAGGGCTACGCCCAGATCGCGCGGCTGTTTCGCGCCATCGCCCAGGCCGAGTCGATCCACAGTCTGAAGATGCTTGCGCTGCGCGGAATCGTCAAAGACACCGAGCAGAACCTTGAGCGCTCCTTTGGCACCGAGACCTTTGCCGCGGAACAGGCCCTGCCGCCGATGATCGCCGAGGCCGAGCAGGTTGGCGACCGCGCCGCGGCCACGGCCTTCAGCTTTTCGCGCGACGTAGAGGAAACCCACGCCGATCTGTACAAGAAGGCGATCAACGACATGATGTCCGAGCGCGACAACGAGTACCACGTCTGCACGGTCTGCGGGTACATCACCGACGGCGAGGTGCCCGAGCGCTGCCCGATCTGCGGGGCCAAGGCCGAGATGTTCGATAAGGTCGACTGA
- a CDS encoding FAD-dependent oxidoreductase, whose product MDLGDLSLDLSGLDRQQRPDHSTTYDLLIIGGGPAAMSAAVYASRKLLKTALLADDLGGQVGWTSEIENYLGFQSISGKELVTKFSEQVKQFDVPIARGEKVVEVTKPDELFRVRSAGGAIYSGRAVIVATGKRNRKLGVPGEDRLLGRGVAICAICDAPFYSGRKVAVAGGGNSAFTAALDLLKVGAEVLLINFAQGWQADEILIESAQNRDKLTLLDMHQITQISGEQTVEEATILDRRSGEQREVELQGVFIEIGLDPNSEPVAALAELTDHRELKIDCHCRTSVPGLYGAGDVTTVPYKQIVISAGEGAKAALAAYEDLIMSGRI is encoded by the coding sequence ATGGATTTGGGCGATCTCAGCCTGGACCTCTCAGGGCTCGACCGGCAGCAGCGGCCCGATCACTCAACCACCTATGATCTGCTGATTATCGGCGGCGGTCCGGCGGCGATGAGCGCCGCGGTCTACGCCTCGCGCAAACTGCTCAAGACCGCGCTACTGGCCGACGATCTCGGCGGCCAGGTGGGCTGGACCTCCGAAATCGAGAACTACCTGGGGTTCCAATCGATCAGCGGCAAGGAGCTGGTGACCAAGTTCTCCGAGCAGGTCAAGCAGTTTGATGTGCCCATCGCCCGCGGCGAGAAGGTCGTCGAGGTGACAAAGCCCGATGAGCTGTTCCGCGTGCGCTCCGCAGGCGGCGCGATCTACAGCGGACGCGCGGTGATCGTGGCCACGGGCAAGCGCAACCGCAAGCTCGGCGTTCCCGGCGAGGATAGGCTGCTGGGCCGCGGCGTGGCGATCTGCGCGATTTGCGATGCGCCTTTCTACAGCGGCCGCAAGGTGGCGGTGGCCGGTGGCGGCAACTCGGCGTTCACCGCGGCGCTGGATCTGCTCAAGGTCGGGGCCGAAGTGCTGCTGATCAACTTCGCCCAGGGCTGGCAGGCCGACGAAATCCTGATCGAGTCGGCGCAAAACCGCGACAAATTGACGCTGCTGGACATGCACCAGATCACTCAAATCAGCGGCGAACAGACGGTCGAGGAAGCGACGATCCTCGACCGGCGCAGTGGCGAGCAGCGCGAGGTCGAGCTGCAGGGCGTATTCATCGAGATCGGGCTGGACCCCAACTCCGAGCCGGTCGCCGCTCTGGCCGAGCTGACCGATCATCGGGAACTGAAGATCGACTGCCACTGCCGCACCAGCGTGCCCGGACTCTACGGCGCGGGCGATGTGACCACGGTCCCCTACAAGCAGATCGTGATCTCCGCCGGCGAAGGGGCCAAGGCCGCGCTGGCGGCCTACGAGGACCTGATAATGAGCGGAAGGATCTAA